CCGTGCCAGCAACGAGGCCAGTGTGCGTTTGAGCGCGGTGAGCAGGTTGCGAATACCCTTGGCCAGCTTCGGCAATCGCCCGGCCAGGTTCGACAGGTCCTGGAAAAGGAACCGGTAGTGGGCCATGCGCTCCACGATCAGGTGCAGGAACAGCCAGTAATCTTCTGCCTCCAGTTGTGCGTCGGGGGGCGGATCGAGCAAGGGCGCCAGCTCAGCCTGAAAGCGCTCGAACAGCCCGAGTACCAGAGGCTCTTTACCGTGGAAGTGGTAATAGAGATTGCCGGGGCTGATCCCCATTTCATTGGCCACCTCCATGGTCGACACGTTCGGTTCGCCCTTGTGATTGAACAACTGCAGGGCACATTCAAGGATACGGTCGCGGGTCTTCATCCAGCCTTCTTAGTGTGATCGTTGAGCTCAACGCACGCGCACGTAAGTGCCTGGCGCCGCCTCCATCGGTGGGTAATTCTGGTTGCCCAGGGCAGTAAGGGTTTCGCGTTGCACGCCCGAACGTTGCTGGACCCACGCCAGCCACTGCGGCCACCAGCTGCCTTCGACGTGGCTGGCGTCGTAGTACCAGGCGCGCGGATCGCTGCTCAGCTTGGGGTTCTCGACGTAATTGGCCTTGGGGTTGCCGGGCGGGTTGAGGATGCTCTGGATATGCCCGCTGTTGGACAGCACGAAACGCCGCTCACCGCCCAGCAGTTGGGTGGAGCGATACACAGCGTCCCATGGCGTGATGTGATCATTGATGCCGGCCACGCTGAAGCTGTCTACCGTGACCTTCTGCAAGTCGATGGGGGTGCCACACACCTCAAGGCCGCCGGGATGGCTCAGCGGGTTGTGCTTGAAGAAATCCAGCAGGTCGCCATGCAGCGCGGCGGGCAGGCGCGTGTTGTCGTTGTTCCAGTACAGGATGTCGAAGGCCGGCGGTTCCTTGCCCAGCAGGTAGTTGTTGACCCAATAACTCCAGATCAGATCGTTGGGGCGCATCCAGGCGAACACCTTGGCCATGTCGCGGCCGTCCAGCACGCCTTGCTGGTATGAGCGG
Above is a genomic segment from Pseudomonas sp. R5-89-07 containing:
- a CDS encoding TetR/AcrR family transcriptional regulator, with translation MKTRDRILECALQLFNHKGEPNVSTMEVANEMGISPGNLYYHFHGKEPLVLGLFERFQAELAPLLDPPPDAQLEAEDYWLFLHLIVERMAHYRFLFQDLSNLAGRLPKLAKGIRNLLTALKRTLASLLARLKAAGQLVSDTQALGQLVEQITMTLLFSLDYQRILDRKGEVQVVIYQVMMLVAPHLLAPARQAAERFALKYLDDAD